A single uncultured Methanolobus sp. DNA region contains:
- a CDS encoding nascent polypeptide-associated complex protein: MFPGIGGRGMNPAKVKQMMKQMGINITEIDDVEQVIIRTPSRDIVFNDANVSIMNAQGVDTYQIVGTPEEVAREVQIPDDDVRLVAEQTGVSESQAREALKNANGDLAEAILALSS; the protein is encoded by the coding sequence ATGTTTCCGGGAATAGGCGGCAGGGGAATGAACCCTGCAAAAGTAAAACAGATGATGAAACAGATGGGTATAAACATCACTGAGATCGATGACGTTGAACAGGTTATCATTAGAACTCCATCCAGGGATATTGTTTTTAATGATGCCAATGTCTCTATTATGAATGCTCAGGGCGTGGATACTTATCAGATAGTCGGTACTCCGGAAGAGGTCGCCAGGGAAGTCCAGATACCTGATGATGATGTGAGGCTCGTTGCAGAGCAGACAGGCGTTTCTGAGAGTCAGGCACGTGAAGCATTGAAAAATGCCAACGGTGATCTGGCAGAAGCAATTCTGGCACTCTCATCATAA
- a CDS encoding iron-sulfur cluster assembly accessory protein, translated as MVEITDNAAVELKSLLKEQGKEGLALRVFVAGMSCCGVQYGMSLEDEISEEHDLVVEDKGLKVVMNKDDADNLSEAKIDYVDGPSGKGFIIDNNNGGGCNSSSCGGGCC; from the coding sequence ATGGTAGAAATAACTGACAATGCAGCAGTCGAATTAAAATCACTGCTTAAGGAACAGGGTAAAGAAGGTCTTGCTCTCAGAGTATTCGTTGCAGGCATGAGCTGCTGCGGTGTGCAGTATGGAATGTCACTTGAGGACGAGATCAGCGAAGAACATGACCTTGTAGTTGAGGACAAAGGACTTAAGGTCGTCATGAACAAGGACGATGCAGATAATCTTTCAGAAGCAAAGATCGATTACGTGGATGGTCCATCCGGCAAGGGCTTTATCATCGACAACAACAATGGCGGTGGCTGCAACAGCTCATCCTGTGGTGGCGGTTGCTGTTAA